The Vicia villosa cultivar HV-30 ecotype Madison, WI linkage group LG1, Vvil1.0, whole genome shotgun sequence genome includes a region encoding these proteins:
- the LOC131597719 gene encoding uncharacterized protein LOC131597719, which translates to MFWSSHWCGDQIFSVSFPELYVVSLNKNCSVGNSFYRAGDRICWLPEVFMGSETADAGPVMCSVTANQRQLLMAKLDAVRLGDGVEDGFEWKLNVNGLFSVGSISAAVACAKQSAWQPLMLSKLNILWSLDIPLRIAIFAWRLFISRLPTIDSLIVRGVDNISNLCCVYCGVQPESIGHVFFDCQVSKNVWEWVYSWLGEDVPFSLQEFKEFLVVQEVVKRVKDREKISFIWIALVWSLWLMCNSIIFEQVSFSFELVVCNVMYLSWSWLARISLYNSCSSYYEWYKLPLRCFENL; encoded by the coding sequence ATGTTTTGGTCGAGTCATTGGTGTGGGGATCAAATCTTTAGTGTCTCTTTTCCGGAGCTATATGTTGTTTCTCTAAACAAAAATTGTTCTGTTGGCAATTCTTTTTACAGAGCTGGAGACAGAATTTGTTGGCTGCCTGAGGTGTTTATGGGTTCGGAAACAGCGGATGCTGGGCCTGTGATGTGTTCTGTTACAGCAAATCAGCGGCAGCTCCTCATGGCCAAGCTGGATGCGGTGCGGTTAGGTGATGGTGTGGAGGATGGTTTCGAGTGGAAGCTGAATGTGAATGGCTTGTTCTCGGTGGGAAGTATTTCAGCAGCGGTTGCTTGTGCTAAGCAGAGTGCTTGGCAGCCCCTTATGCTGAGCAAGTTGAATATTTTATGGAGTTTGGATATTCCTCTAAGGATTGCTATTTTTGCTTGGAGATTGTTCATTTCTAGGCTGCCCACCATTGATTCTTTGATAGTTAGAGGTGTAGACAATATTTCCAATTTGTGTTGTGTTTATTGTGGGGTTCAACCGGAGTCCATAGGACATGTTTTTTTCGATTGTCAAGTTTCGAAGAATGTGTGGGAGTGGGTTTACTCTTGGTTAGGTGAGGATGTTCCTTTTTCGTTGCAAGAGTTCAAAGAGTTTCTTGTTGTTCAAGAGGTCGTCAAGAGAGTTAAGGATAGGGAGAAGATTTCTTTTATTTGGATTGCCTTAGTTTGGAGTTTATGGCTTATGTGTAACTCTATTATCTTTGAGCAAGTTTCTTTTAGTTTTGAATTGGTGGTTTGTAATGTAATGTACTTATCATGGAGTTGGTTAGCTAGAATAAGTTTGTATAACTCTTGTTCTAGCTACTATGAGTGGTATAAGTTACCGCTCCGGTGTTTTGAGAACTTGTAa
- the LOC131624621 gene encoding pathogenesis-related protein 1-like encodes MSSFSVCVLGLIFLVGSQVAYAQDSSTDYVNAHNAARSQVGVRNIVWDNTVAAFAQNYANQRKDCQLIHSGGGGRYGENIAVSSGGMSGTDAVKLWVNEKSDYNYNSNSCASGKVCGHYTQVVWRNSVRLGCAKVRCNNGGTFITCNYDPPGNYVGQKPY; translated from the coding sequence ATGAGTTCTTTTTCAGTGTGTGTCTTGGGGTTAATATTTCTTGTGGGGAGTCAAGTTGCATATGCACAAGACTCGTCAACAGACTACGTGAACGCCCACAACGCGGCAAGGTCGCAGGTTGGTGTTCGGAATATTGTTTGGGACAACACGGTCGCTGCTTTTGCCCAAAATTATGCTAATCAACGTAAAGATTGTCAACTGATCCACTCCGGTGGTGGTGGTCGTTACGGGGAGAATATCGCGGTGAGCTCGGGTGGCATGAGCGGTACAGACGCTGTGAAGTTGTGGGTCAATGAGAAATCCGACTATAATTATAATAGCAACTCATGTGCTTCTGGTAAAGTGTGTGGCCATTATACTCAAGTGGTTTGGAGAAACTCAGTTCGTCTTGGATGTGCCAAAGTGAGATGTAATAATGGAGGAACTTTCATTACTTGCAACTATGATCCACCTGGTAACTATGTTGGCCAAAAGCCATACTAA